A single Streptomyces sp. Edi2 DNA region contains:
- a CDS encoding STAS domain-containing protein, protein MCPQCCGCRRLPPQLFEGIIPFTISTQYLDDTVLLMARGEIDRACEPACDDALASLPATLDGVVLDMQNVPFMDVTGLHFLCALHRQTTRHHTRLHTRGWQAQPRYVLDSALHLDLRGADLNIAVRAALDLL, encoded by the coding sequence GTGTGCCCGCAGTGTTGCGGCTGCCGGAGACTGCCACCCCAACTCTTCGAGGGCATTATTCCTTTCACCATCAGCACCCAGTATCTGGACGACACCGTGCTCCTCATGGCCCGCGGTGAGATCGACCGCGCCTGCGAGCCCGCATGTGACGACGCCCTCGCCTCGCTGCCCGCAACACTGGACGGTGTGGTGCTGGACATGCAGAACGTGCCGTTCATGGACGTGACGGGCCTGCACTTCCTCTGTGCCCTGCACCGTCAGACCACCCGCCATCACACCCGTCTGCACACCCGTGGCTGGCAGGCGCAACCACGGTACGTGCTGGATTCGGCGCTGCACCTCGACCTCCGGGGCGCCGACCTGAACATCGCGGTACGCGCGGCACTCGACCTGCTGTAG
- a CDS encoding cytochrome P450: MTSNELKEAPFVFDDLVGRWSSLGEAGPVRHDERQNVWQVLDHRSVAAVLADPATYSSDFSGLTPTQPDFETFRQGNFVGMDPPEHRKLRTLVSQAFTPRVVAGLEPRIHAIAAELLDAVGDRDRFDVVDALAYPLPILVIAELLGVPAADRGLFQEWAATLFGGDEIGESLDMSDIERALDSIAPTVREMNGYILEHIRHHRKYPGEGLTSRLLQAEVDGARLADQEIVGFVALLLVAGHITTTALLGNAVLSFDEYPEAAAQVRAEPGRLPDAIEEVLRWLPPFPELGRRTTREVELGGRTLPADAILMANLATANRDPARFTDPGTFHVMRNPNPHLTFGHGIHFCFGAPLARLEARIALRQLLDRFSCLTIPSRREVEFQNPAVIVSARRLPVEVRRA; this comes from the coding sequence GTGACCAGCAACGAACTGAAAGAGGCACCTTTCGTCTTCGACGATCTGGTCGGCCGGTGGAGTAGCTTGGGCGAGGCCGGTCCCGTGCGCCATGACGAGAGGCAGAACGTCTGGCAGGTGCTGGACCACCGGAGCGTGGCCGCGGTGCTCGCGGACCCGGCGACGTACTCCTCGGACTTCTCCGGACTGACCCCCACCCAGCCGGACTTCGAGACCTTCCGCCAGGGCAACTTCGTCGGCATGGACCCGCCGGAGCACCGCAAGCTGCGCACCCTCGTCAGCCAGGCGTTCACCCCGCGCGTCGTCGCCGGACTCGAACCGAGGATCCACGCCATCGCGGCGGAACTGCTCGATGCCGTCGGGGACCGCGACCGGTTCGACGTGGTGGACGCGCTGGCCTACCCGCTGCCCATCCTCGTGATAGCCGAGCTGCTCGGTGTGCCGGCCGCTGACCGCGGGCTGTTCCAGGAGTGGGCGGCCACGCTCTTCGGCGGGGACGAGATCGGCGAATCGCTGGACATGAGCGATATCGAGCGCGCCCTGGACTCCATCGCGCCGACCGTGCGCGAGATGAACGGCTACATCCTCGAGCACATCCGCCACCACCGGAAATACCCCGGCGAGGGGCTGACCAGCAGGCTGCTGCAGGCCGAAGTGGACGGTGCACGCCTGGCGGACCAGGAGATCGTCGGCTTTGTGGCCCTGTTGCTGGTCGCCGGGCACATCACCACCACCGCCCTGCTGGGCAACGCCGTGCTCAGCTTCGACGAGTACCCCGAGGCCGCCGCGCAGGTGCGGGCCGAACCAGGCCGGCTGCCGGACGCCATCGAAGAGGTGCTGCGCTGGCTGCCGCCCTTCCCCGAACTGGGGCGCCGTACCACCCGTGAGGTAGAGCTCGGCGGCAGGACCCTCCCCGCCGACGCCATCCTGATGGCCAACCTGGCCACCGCCAACCGCGACCCGGCACGGTTCACCGATCCCGGCACCTTCCACGTGATGCGCAACCCCAACCCGCACCTGACCTTCGGCCACGGCATTCACTTCTGCTTCGGCGCACCCCTGGCCAGGCTGGAGGCACGCATCGCGCTGCGACAGCTGCTGGACCGCTTCTCCTGCCTCACCATCCCGAGCCGCCGTGAGGTCGAGTTCCAGAATCCGGCCGTCATCGTCAGTGCGCGTCGTCTGCCGGTGGAGGTGCGGAGGGCATAG